One Planctomycetota bacterium genomic window carries:
- the ilvE gene encoding branched-chain-amino-acid transaminase, translating to MPSVSLGHVWAGEREIGEKPLVWVNGQLVPKNRAMVSVYDHGLLYGDGVFEGIRVYGGKIFKCQSHIDRLYRCAEKIHLRIPVSPEDMVQIQRDCIEANGIREGYIRLVVTRGYGTLGLDPRKCPVPGVICIADTIALYPPEFYETGMRVIVAKRPKTPIACLDPRIKSLNYLNNILAKVEAIEAGCHEAIMLSPEGWVTECTGDNIFVVKDGKLYTPPPVNGENDRLAGGLLEGVTRRFVMDELAPACGIPVEERMMRLEFLLEADEMFLTGTAAEIIAVPQVDETKISDGEGPITHQLRMAFRDVVTGDDLPEN from the coding sequence ATGCCGAGCGTCTCGCTCGGCCACGTGTGGGCGGGCGAGCGCGAGATCGGCGAGAAGCCCCTGGTCTGGGTCAACGGCCAGCTCGTCCCCAAGAACCGCGCCATGGTCAGCGTCTACGACCACGGGCTGCTCTACGGCGACGGGGTCTTCGAGGGCATCCGCGTCTACGGCGGCAAGATCTTCAAGTGCCAGAGCCACATCGACCGCCTCTACCGCTGCGCCGAGAAGATCCACCTGCGCATCCCCGTCTCGCCCGAGGACATGGTGCAGATCCAGCGTGACTGCATCGAGGCGAACGGGATCCGCGAGGGGTACATCCGGCTCGTCGTGACGCGCGGGTACGGCACGCTCGGGCTCGACCCGCGCAAGTGCCCCGTGCCGGGCGTCATCTGCATCGCCGACACCATCGCCCTCTACCCGCCCGAGTTCTACGAGACGGGCATGCGCGTGATCGTCGCGAAGCGCCCCAAGACGCCCATCGCCTGCCTGGACCCGCGCATCAAGAGCCTGAACTACCTGAACAACATCCTCGCGAAGGTCGAGGCCATCGAGGCCGGGTGCCACGAGGCGATCATGCTCTCGCCCGAGGGCTGGGTCACCGAGTGCACCGGCGACAACATCTTCGTCGTGAAGGACGGCAAGCTCTACACGCCGCCCCCGGTCAACGGCGAGAACGACCGCCTCGCGGGCGGGCTGCTCGAGGGCGTCACGCGCCGCTTCGTGATGGACGAGCTCGCCCCCGCGTGCGGGATCCCCGTCGAGGAACGCATGATGCGCCTGGAGTTCCTGCTCGAGGCCGACGAGATGTTCCTGACAGGGACCGCGGCGGAGATCATCGCCGTCCCGCAGGTCGACGAGACGAAGATCTCCGACGGCGAGGGCCCGATCACGCACCAGCTCCGCATGGCGTTCCGCGACGTGGTGACCGGCGACGACCTGCCGGAGAACTGA
- a CDS encoding proprotein convertase P-domain-containing protein — protein MRQNRMKVAAFLAAAAGLAGFNTAMGQQYTSSPGLAIPDEPGPSVQDTITVTGGPTSISNMAVIINITHTWDADLDIVLVRNGQTLHLTSDNGGSGDNYTNTRFIDSAATSITAGLAPFTGDFRPEGGDPGWAGTIVIPGVFLANLAGFNGQDSNGAWDLVIDDDIGADVGTLNSWTLDFSPGAPPPPPPGPPNDLCINATPVGEGTHAFDNTLANTEYAAVTCPIGNYDVFYLYTPTFTGTARINTCGQTGLDTTLTVLSECLAGEIACNDDTCGLQSQVEIPVTTGVPVIVRIASWSSAARGSGTFTITELAPATNDLCANATAVGEGSFSWDNSGTGTEGFASCGFGADPGSSDIYFTYTPTFTGLCQIDTCNSAVDTILTAYSDCSQAAEIACNDDFCGLQSGIQLDVTAGVPLTIRVAGWQGDTGAGVLNIAQLFPGPQPNDLCANAEATGDATISFDTTGALANGPGVCGGSAASPDIFYLWTPTNSGCGLIETCGSGYDTVLEVLSACGTSVLCNDDACGLQSRIEIPSVTAGVPVLVRVSGFAGQSGAGVVTFTSSPSTPYTPPGSGTTEAEACGNNPDTINSGCNSTPPSFLPIACGETIIGTTFVIPNTTRDTDWFTFTLGDVDSVTVTGQAQIPVNAYLLQINDCATFDISIIALGNNTACDPSFNVSAANLPPGEYVFFIASTNFTNVSVCGTNTENWWATLTLGNGCGGSPCDPDVNQDGNVDQDDIACLSQAVAGNPGCLGGGVDPDFNQDGNVDQDDIAALEQVVAGSPCP, from the coding sequence ATGAGGCAGAATCGCATGAAGGTGGCGGCGTTCCTCGCCGCTGCCGCTGGACTGGCGGGGTTCAACACCGCCATGGGCCAGCAGTACACGTCGTCGCCGGGCCTGGCGATCCCGGATGAGCCCGGCCCGTCGGTGCAGGACACCATCACGGTGACCGGCGGCCCGACGAGCATCTCGAACATGGCCGTGATCATCAACATCACGCACACGTGGGACGCCGATCTTGACATCGTTCTGGTGCGCAACGGCCAGACGCTGCACCTGACCTCCGACAACGGCGGCAGCGGCGACAACTACACCAACACGCGCTTCATCGACTCGGCCGCGACGTCGATCACCGCGGGCCTCGCGCCGTTCACCGGCGACTTCCGCCCCGAGGGCGGGGATCCGGGCTGGGCCGGCACGATCGTGATCCCGGGCGTGTTCCTGGCGAACCTGGCCGGCTTCAACGGTCAGGACTCCAACGGCGCGTGGGACCTGGTGATCGACGACGACATCGGCGCCGACGTCGGCACGCTGAACTCCTGGACGCTGGACTTCAGCCCCGGCGCGCCACCCCCGCCGCCCCCGGGCCCGCCGAACGATCTGTGCATCAACGCCACCCCGGTGGGCGAGGGCACGCACGCCTTCGACAACACGCTGGCGAACACCGAGTACGCCGCGGTGACCTGCCCGATCGGTAACTACGACGTGTTCTACCTCTACACGCCGACGTTCACCGGCACCGCCCGCATCAACACCTGCGGCCAGACGGGCCTGGACACCACCCTCACGGTGCTGTCCGAGTGTCTCGCCGGCGAGATCGCGTGCAACGACGACACCTGCGGCCTGCAGAGCCAGGTCGAGATCCCGGTGACGACCGGCGTGCCGGTCATCGTCCGCATCGCGTCCTGGTCGTCGGCGGCGCGCGGCTCGGGCACGTTCACGATCACCGAGCTGGCCCCCGCCACCAACGACCTGTGCGCGAACGCGACCGCCGTGGGCGAAGGCTCGTTCAGCTGGGACAACTCCGGCACCGGCACCGAGGGCTTCGCCTCGTGCGGGTTCGGCGCCGACCCCGGCTCGTCGGACATCTACTTCACCTACACCCCCACCTTCACCGGGCTGTGCCAGATCGATACCTGCAACTCCGCCGTCGACACCATCCTGACGGCCTACTCCGATTGCAGCCAGGCGGCCGAGATCGCCTGCAACGACGACTTCTGCGGCCTGCAGAGCGGGATCCAGCTCGACGTCACCGCTGGCGTGCCGCTGACCATCCGCGTCGCCGGCTGGCAGGGCGACACCGGCGCTGGCGTGCTGAACATCGCGCAGCTCTTCCCCGGTCCTCAGCCCAACGACCTCTGCGCCAACGCCGAGGCCACCGGCGACGCCACGATCTCCTTCGACACGACCGGCGCTCTCGCGAACGGCCCCGGCGTCTGCGGCGGCTCGGCCGCCTCGCCCGACATCTTCTACCTCTGGACCCCGACGAACAGCGGCTGCGGGCTGATCGAGACCTGCGGCTCGGGCTACGACACCGTGCTCGAGGTGCTGAGCGCCTGCGGCACGTCGGTCCTCTGCAACGATGACGCGTGCGGGCTCCAGAGCCGCATCGAGATCCCCAGCGTGACGGCCGGCGTTCCGGTCCTCGTCCGCGTCTCCGGCTTCGCGGGCCAGTCCGGCGCGGGCGTCGTGACCTTCACGTCCTCGCCCTCCACGCCCTACACCCCGCCGGGCAGCGGGACCACCGAGGCCGAGGCCTGCGGCAACAACCCCGACACCATCAACTCCGGCTGCAACAGCACCCCGCCGTCGTTCCTGCCCATCGCCTGCGGCGAGACGATCATCGGCACGACCTTCGTCATCCCGAACACCACGCGTGACACCGACTGGTTCACCTTCACGCTCGGCGACGTCGACTCGGTGACCGTCACCGGCCAGGCGCAGATCCCGGTCAACGCCTACCTCCTTCAGATCAACGACTGCGCGACCTTCGACATCTCGATCATCGCGCTGGGCAACAACACGGCGTGCGACCCCAGCTTCAACGTCTCCGCCGCCAACCTGCCCCCGGGCGAGTACGTCTTCTTCATCGCCTCCACGAACTTCACCAACGTCTCGGTCTGCGGGACCAACACCGAGAACTGGTGGGCGACGCTCACCCTCGGCAACGGCTGCGGCGGGTCGCCCTGCGACCCCGACGTCAACCAGGACGGCAACGTCGATCAGGACGACATCGCCTGCCTGTCTCAGGCCGTCGCCGGCAACCCCGGCTGCCTGGGTGGTGGGGTCGATCCTGACTTCAACCAGGACGGCAACGTGGACCAGGACGACATCGCTGCCCTCGAGCAGGTCGTCGCCGGCTCCCCCTGCCCGTAA
- a CDS encoding N-acetyltransferase: MAIVGPRQYQLRPDGMCVVRSATPDDAPGVLECAIEVFRTSEHTLTQADEFTMTLDREREFLAENLREPGLLFLCAFDARDPWANAPAPGAGAHPMLGLLNLRRTYPKRKVRHVLELGMSVRSSHRGRGVGTALMAAAMDWAATQPEVEMVTLGVYAANLAGRALYRRFGFVEYGMLPAGCKHDDGTRWDQVLMVKVVKPGIGPFTRL; encoded by the coding sequence ATGGCAATCGTGGGCCCCCGGCAGTACCAGCTCCGCCCGGACGGGATGTGCGTGGTCCGTTCGGCCACGCCCGACGACGCACCCGGCGTGCTCGAGTGCGCGATCGAGGTCTTCCGCACCAGCGAGCACACGCTGACGCAGGCCGACGAGTTCACGATGACGCTCGACCGCGAGCGCGAGTTCCTCGCCGAAAACCTCCGCGAGCCCGGCCTGCTGTTCCTCTGCGCGTTCGACGCGCGCGACCCCTGGGCGAACGCCCCCGCGCCCGGCGCGGGCGCGCACCCGATGCTCGGGCTGCTCAATCTCCGGCGCACATACCCCAAGCGCAAGGTGCGCCACGTGCTCGAGCTCGGGATGAGCGTGCGGTCGTCTCACCGCGGGCGTGGCGTCGGGACGGCCCTCATGGCGGCGGCGATGGACTGGGCCGCCACGCAGCCCGAGGTCGAGATGGTCACGCTGGGCGTGTACGCCGCCAACCTCGCCGGGCGTGCGCTGTACCGGCGCTTCGGGTTCGTGGAGTACGGCATGCTCCCGGCGGGCTGCAAGCACGACGACGGCACGCGCTGGGACCAGGTGCTCATGGTGAAGGTTGTCAAGCCCGGGATCGGGCCCTTTACTCGTCTTTGA
- a CDS encoding DinB family protein → MLPTLERTPAVLGALLRDLPDDAVRSAYGPGTWCAYEVVGHLIAGERLDLMPRIRHVLAHGTSRPFEPFPHDATIRADCGTPLADLLDEFATLRADGLRELRALRLSPTDLARRAVHPALGEVTLSQLLATWAAHDLHHVRQACLALAWRLREDVGPWRAYLNTFQHGRA, encoded by the coding sequence GTGCTTCCAACGCTCGAACGGACTCCCGCCGTGCTCGGCGCGCTGCTCCGTGATCTTCCCGACGACGCTGTGCGCAGTGCGTACGGCCCGGGTACCTGGTGTGCGTACGAAGTCGTCGGTCACCTCATCGCCGGCGAGCGACTCGACTTGATGCCACGAATCCGTCACGTCCTCGCGCACGGCACCTCGCGCCCGTTCGAGCCGTTCCCGCACGACGCGACCATCCGCGCCGACTGCGGCACGCCGCTCGCCGATCTCCTCGACGAGTTCGCCACGCTCCGTGCCGACGGGCTGCGCGAGCTCCGGGCGCTGCGACTGTCGCCGACCGACCTCGCCCGTCGCGCCGTGCACCCGGCGCTGGGCGAGGTGACGCTATCGCAGTTGTTGGCGACATGGGCGGCGCACGACTTGCACCATGTGCGGCAGGCGTGCTTGGCGCTGGCGTGGCGACTGCGCGAGGACGTGGGACCATGGCGGGCGTATCTCAATACCTTTCAGCACGGACGCGCGTGA
- a CDS encoding proprotein convertase P-domain-containing protein has product MMISRSRAAACLAAVAGLAGFNTAYGQQYTSSPSLAIPDSVGPSVQDTITVTGGPTSIMDMAVTINITHTWDADLDIVLVRNGQTLHLTSDNGGSGDNFVDTRFIDAAATSITTGAAPFTGDYRPEGGNPGWTGTIVIPGVFLADLAGFNGQDANGAWDLVIDDDAGGDVGTLNSWTLDFDPVPPPPPPPPPPNDACADAEPVGDGAFAFDTTTATPEGPGACGASAASPDVFFLWTPTTTGCGVIETCGSGFDTVLEVLSVCGTSLNCNDDACGLQSRIELPSVTAGTPILVRVSGFNAAAGAGTVTFTSSPSTPYTPPGSGTTEAEACGNDPDTINAGCNSTPPSYLPIACGETIIGTTFVIPNTTRDTDWFSFTLGATDSVTVTGQAQIPVNAYIMRVNDCATFDITILATGNNTSCNPGFTATAADLPAGDYVFFIASTNFTNVAVCGTGTENWWATLTFGNGCGGAPCDPDVNQDGNVDQDDIACLAQAVAGNPGCLGGGVDPDFNQDGNVDQDDISTLEQVVAGSPCP; this is encoded by the coding sequence ATGATGATTTCTCGGTCTCGGGCGGCGGCCTGCCTCGCCGCCGTCGCCGGCCTCGCGGGGTTCAACACCGCGTACGGCCAGCAGTACACGTCGTCCCCCTCACTCGCCATCCCGGACTCGGTCGGTCCCTCCGTGCAGGACACCATCACGGTGACCGGCGGACCGACGAGCATCATGGACATGGCCGTCACCATCAACATCACGCACACGTGGGACGCCGATCTCGACATCGTGCTGGTCCGCAACGGGCAGACGCTGCACCTGACCTCCGACAACGGCGGCAGCGGGGACAACTTCGTCGACACGCGCTTCATCGATGCTGCGGCGACCTCCATCACCACGGGCGCCGCCCCGTTCACCGGCGACTATCGCCCCGAGGGCGGAAATCCCGGCTGGACCGGCACCATCGTCATCCCGGGCGTGTTCCTGGCGGACCTTGCTGGCTTCAACGGGCAGGACGCCAACGGGGCGTGGGACCTGGTGATCGACGATGACGCCGGGGGCGACGTCGGCACGCTGAACTCCTGGACGCTCGACTTTGACCCGGTACCCCCGCCCCCGCCCCCGCCCCCGCCGCCGAACGACGCGTGCGCGGACGCGGAGCCCGTCGGCGACGGCGCGTTCGCGTTCGACACGACGACGGCCACGCCCGAGGGCCCCGGCGCCTGCGGAGCCTCCGCCGCCTCGCCCGACGTGTTCTTCCTGTGGACGCCGACCACGACCGGCTGCGGGGTGATCGAGACGTGCGGCTCGGGCTTCGACACCGTGCTCGAGGTGCTGAGCGTCTGCGGCACGTCGCTGAACTGCAACGACGACGCGTGCGGACTCCAGAGCCGCATCGAGCTGCCGAGCGTCACCGCTGGCACGCCGATCCTCGTCCGAGTGTCGGGCTTCAACGCCGCCGCCGGCGCGGGCACCGTGACGTTCACGTCCTCGCCCTCCACGCCCTACACCCCGCCGGGCAGCGGGACGACCGAGGCCGAGGCCTGCGGCAACGACCCCGACACCATCAACGCGGGCTGCAACAGCACCCCGCCGTCGTACCTGCCCATCGCGTGCGGCGAGACGATCATCGGCACCACGTTCGTCATCCCCAACACCACGCGTGACACCGACTGGTTCAGCTTCACGCTGGGCGCCACCGACAGCGTGACGGTCACCGGGCAGGCGCAGATCCCCGTCAACGCCTACATCATGCGCGTCAACGACTGCGCGACCTTCGACATCACCATCCTTGCCACCGGCAACAACACGAGCTGCAACCCCGGCTTCACCGCGACCGCCGCCGACCTTCCCGCCGGCGACTACGTGTTCTTCATCGCGTCCACCAACTTCACGAACGTCGCCGTCTGCGGCACGGGCACCGAGAACTGGTGGGCCACGCTCACGTTCGGCAACGGCTGCGGCGGGGCGCCCTGCGACCCCGACGTGAACCAGGACGGCAACGTCGATCAGGACGACATCGCGTGCCTCGCGCAGGCCGTCGCCGGCAACCCCGGCTGCCTGGGCGGCGGGGTCGATCCTGACTTCAACCAGGACGGCAACGTCGACCAGGACGACATCTCGACGCTCGAGCAGGTCGTCGCCGGCTCGCCGTGCCCGTGA
- the pheT gene encoding phenylalanine--tRNA ligase subunit beta translates to MLISVAWLRRYLDAEVSAPDIERALIDAGFPVEHREPLPDGDVRLDVEVTSNRGDCLSHLGLAREAAARLGIGLRPPVGPALVEGPKPVSGVASLENLVPESCPWFTLRVVRGVRVGPSPAWLREALENAGQRSINNVVDVTNFIAGELGNPCHAFDLDALDGRALVVRRSTPGETLTTLDGKVRTLAGDEIVVADRARPQSLAGVMGGQASEVTERTRDVAFEMATWDPVAVRRSSRRHGLRTEASHRFERVVDARTIDEAARRAAGLLAEVAGGSVCAGVLEGGRPVPGPTRVVLRPSRCRALLGVELGVDEMVGALGRLEIGVEPVGRAGESLVCTIPPFRPDVTREADVIEEVARVVGFARLPVRERVEIAVRPAQPTERARRLLSEVLAGLGFYEVVTFSFTGEKAAGAFCPRGVTPARVDDERRGEEPVLRPSLMPGLLACRRTNQRAFVRVEGGVRLFELAPVFGERDGASIEHRATGLLLDVPVRGKSATVADLQAGLRLLRGAVDALAERLAGATVELTPGAPDRPGLDSRAFARVLLRGKDIGWMGLIAPEAQKMFDLDTPCAACELDTDALLAAYPPVATVRALPAFPGIERDISLIVPEATTWAAIEAATRRAAGGGGPFEGVAFVGTYRGSQIGAGRKSVTIRLSYRDATRTLRHEEIDGPAGTLQEALKAALGAEVRA, encoded by the coding sequence ATGCTGATTTCCGTGGCATGGCTGCGCCGGTACCTGGACGCGGAGGTCTCCGCACCGGACATCGAGCGCGCCCTCATCGACGCCGGATTCCCGGTAGAGCACCGCGAGCCGCTCCCGGATGGCGACGTGCGTCTGGATGTTGAGGTCACAAGCAATCGCGGCGACTGCCTCTCGCACCTGGGGCTCGCGCGCGAGGCCGCCGCCCGGCTGGGGATCGGCCTGCGCCCCCCGGTCGGCCCGGCGTTGGTCGAAGGGCCCAAGCCGGTGTCGGGGGTGGCGTCGCTGGAGAACCTCGTGCCCGAGTCGTGCCCGTGGTTCACGCTGCGGGTGGTCCGGGGCGTGCGGGTGGGCCCGAGCCCGGCGTGGCTGCGCGAAGCGCTGGAGAACGCCGGGCAGCGGTCCATCAACAACGTCGTGGACGTGACGAACTTCATCGCGGGCGAGCTCGGCAACCCGTGCCACGCGTTTGATCTGGATGCGCTCGACGGGCGGGCGCTCGTCGTGCGCCGGAGCACGCCCGGCGAGACGCTCACGACGCTCGACGGCAAGGTGCGCACGCTGGCGGGCGACGAGATCGTGGTCGCCGACCGCGCCCGACCGCAGAGCCTGGCGGGCGTGATGGGCGGGCAGGCGAGCGAGGTCACCGAGCGCACGCGCGACGTCGCGTTCGAGATGGCCACGTGGGACCCGGTGGCGGTGCGCCGGTCGTCCAGGCGGCACGGGCTGCGGACGGAGGCGTCGCACCGGTTCGAACGCGTGGTGGACGCGCGGACGATCGACGAGGCCGCTCGGCGTGCGGCGGGGCTGCTGGCCGAGGTCGCCGGCGGGTCGGTCTGCGCGGGCGTGCTGGAGGGCGGGCGGCCCGTGCCCGGGCCGACGCGGGTGGTGCTGCGCCCCAGCCGCTGCCGCGCGCTGCTGGGCGTGGAACTGGGCGTCGACGAGATGGTGGGGGCCCTCGGGCGGCTGGAGATCGGCGTCGAGCCCGTGGGGCGCGCGGGCGAGTCGCTGGTGTGCACCATTCCCCCGTTCCGCCCGGACGTGACGCGCGAAGCGGACGTCATCGAGGAGGTCGCGCGGGTCGTGGGCTTTGCTCGCCTGCCGGTGCGCGAGCGCGTCGAGATCGCGGTGCGGCCAGCGCAGCCGACCGAGCGGGCGCGCCGGCTGCTGTCCGAGGTGCTGGCCGGGCTGGGCTTCTACGAGGTCGTGACGTTCAGTTTCACGGGCGAGAAGGCGGCCGGGGCGTTCTGCCCGCGGGGCGTCACGCCCGCGCGCGTCGACGACGAACGCCGGGGCGAGGAGCCCGTGCTGCGCCCCAGCCTGATGCCCGGGCTGCTGGCGTGCCGCCGGACGAACCAGCGCGCGTTCGTGCGGGTCGAGGGCGGCGTGCGCCTGTTCGAACTGGCGCCGGTCTTCGGCGAGCGCGACGGCGCGAGCATCGAGCACCGCGCGACGGGCCTGCTGCTCGACGTGCCGGTCCGCGGCAAGAGCGCGACCGTGGCGGACCTGCAGGCGGGGCTGCGCCTGCTGCGCGGCGCGGTCGACGCGCTCGCCGAGCGCCTCGCCGGCGCGACGGTCGAACTGACGCCCGGCGCGCCCGACCGGCCGGGCCTGGATTCCCGGGCGTTCGCGCGCGTCCTGCTGCGGGGCAAGGACATCGGCTGGATGGGGCTCATCGCCCCCGAGGCGCAGAAGATGTTCGACCTCGACACGCCCTGCGCCGCGTGCGAGCTCGACACCGACGCGCTGCTGGCGGCGTACCCGCCCGTCGCGACGGTGCGGGCACTCCCCGCGTTCCCGGGTATCGAGCGCGACATTTCGCTCATCGTGCCCGAGGCGACCACATGGGCCGCGATCGAGGCGGCGACCCGGCGCGCGGCGGGCGGGGGCGGGCCCTTCGAGGGCGTCGCGTTCGTCGGCACCTACCGGGGATCGCAGATCGGCGCGGGGCGCAAGTCGGTCACGATCCGCCTGTCGTACCGCGACGCGACCCGGACGCTCCGCCACGAGGAGATCGACGGCCCGGCGGGCACGCTCCAGGAGGCGCTCAAGGCGGCCCTGGGGGCGGAAGTTCGGGCGTGA
- a CDS encoding M14 family zinc carboxypeptidase, translating into MRSLAPYHLLLLAATLLAGVLMPCVGCAARARAERASAAAGVWEPVGFSVRGQPILATTIAPPAGAMPPRVLIVGGIHGNEREGLPAVDPLVEMLGRDSAGAHVRVVRDLNPDGTAARSRGNARGVDLNRNFPASNFSPSLQRGPAALSEPESNALAGELARFRPHVVIVFHSIARGPFVNFDGPGEALASAFVSGAAPADGRWRVEPSMGYPTPGSLGTLVGVDGGTPILTVEFLRGHDAPTAIASALGGVRAVLLHLRDMPGATWQRSGPS; encoded by the coding sequence ATGCGATCACTCGCGCCATACCACCTGCTGCTGCTCGCGGCCACGCTCCTCGCCGGCGTCCTGATGCCGTGCGTCGGGTGCGCCGCCCGCGCGCGTGCGGAGCGAGCATCTGCCGCGGCCGGCGTTTGGGAGCCGGTGGGCTTTTCCGTGCGCGGCCAGCCGATCCTGGCAACGACCATCGCCCCGCCCGCCGGCGCCATGCCGCCCCGGGTGCTGATCGTCGGCGGGATCCACGGCAACGAACGCGAGGGGCTTCCCGCGGTCGATCCGCTCGTCGAGATGCTCGGGCGCGATTCCGCCGGCGCGCACGTCCGCGTCGTGCGCGACCTGAACCCGGACGGCACGGCGGCCCGGAGCCGGGGCAACGCGCGGGGCGTCGACCTCAACCGCAACTTTCCGGCGTCGAACTTCTCGCCCTCGCTGCAGCGCGGGCCCGCGGCGTTGAGCGAGCCCGAATCGAACGCGCTCGCGGGAGAACTCGCGCGATTCCGCCCGCACGTGGTGATCGTGTTCCACTCGATCGCGCGCGGGCCGTTCGTGAACTTCGACGGCCCGGGCGAGGCGCTCGCCAGCGCGTTCGTGTCCGGGGCCGCGCCCGCCGACGGGCGCTGGCGCGTCGAGCCCAGCATGGGCTACCCGACGCCGGGGTCGCTGGGCACGCTCGTCGGCGTCGACGGCGGGACGCCGATCCTCACCGTCGAGTTCCTGCGCGGGCACGACGCGCCGACGGCGATCGCGAGCGCGCTCGGGGGCGTGCGCGCGGTGCTGCTTCACCTCCGCGACATGCCCGGGGCAACATGGCAGCGATCTGGACCGAGCTGA
- a CDS encoding tetratricopeptide repeat protein, with translation MPTLIERATDLVISAQYAQAEKLLRPYLARHRDDAAGSYLLGHCLARSGRLVEAIHHLERAASVPGAPPNARVEHATAVFDSGRHTEGVDLMAGIARDHADHTPAHVLLAKMLLRAGLFVDAMESCLRALQQQPDAPDTTSLYASCLAGLGRAKQAVEWYRKASALATGDPDVRARLCFSLNSTPADPRAVYQEHLAYGRLVVAHAERLPAPNVDRTPGRRLRVGFLSPDFREHPVARFIAPVLRGLDRAQFEVVAYDVGHEPDGVTASLRTLADVWRDCATRPDAEVSRLVRADAVDILIDLAGITGNARPGVLAARPAPVQIAYLGYPNTTGLPTIDFRIVDGVTDPAGAPLFSSERLLRIDPCFLCFDPPDAPLPAAGAPGRTHVVFGSFNNATKLSDATLDLWRDVLAQVPGSRLALKGKGLADAKCRRAFERRFAERGLDVSRIDVLPYERSHAAHLRAYDAVDIALDTFPYAGTTTTCEALWMGVPVVTLAGNTHASRVSASILRACGLGEWVASDAPGYARLAGDLARARPSRQSVRAAAAGSALCDVPGFVARFGAILHEAWRLNAAPRGFTGQAIAGLAAPMRPESAVA, from the coding sequence GTGCCCACACTCATCGAACGCGCCACCGACCTCGTGATCTCGGCCCAGTACGCGCAGGCCGAGAAGTTGCTCCGCCCGTACCTCGCGCGCCACCGCGACGACGCGGCGGGGTCGTACCTGCTGGGGCACTGCCTGGCCCGGTCGGGGCGGCTCGTCGAGGCGATCCACCATCTGGAGCGAGCGGCGAGCGTGCCGGGCGCGCCGCCCAACGCGCGCGTGGAGCACGCGACGGCGGTGTTCGACAGCGGGCGGCACACGGAAGGCGTGGACCTGATGGCGGGCATCGCGCGCGACCATGCGGACCACACGCCCGCGCACGTGCTGCTGGCGAAGATGCTGCTGCGGGCCGGGCTGTTCGTCGACGCGATGGAGTCGTGCCTGCGGGCGCTCCAGCAGCAGCCCGACGCGCCGGACACGACCTCGCTGTACGCCTCGTGCCTCGCGGGGCTGGGGCGGGCCAAGCAGGCCGTCGAGTGGTACCGCAAGGCCTCGGCCCTCGCGACGGGCGATCCCGACGTGCGCGCCCGCCTGTGCTTCTCGCTGAACTCGACGCCCGCCGACCCGCGCGCCGTGTACCAGGAGCATCTCGCCTACGGGCGGCTCGTGGTGGCGCACGCCGAACGCCTGCCGGCGCCGAATGTCGATCGCACGCCCGGACGGCGTCTGCGCGTCGGGTTCCTCTCGCCGGACTTCCGCGAGCACCCCGTCGCACGGTTCATCGCGCCCGTGCTGCGCGGGCTCGACCGCGCACAGTTCGAAGTCGTCGCGTACGACGTGGGTCACGAGCCCGACGGCGTCACCGCCTCGCTGCGCACGCTCGCTGATGTGTGGCGCGACTGCGCGACGCGCCCCGACGCGGAGGTCTCGCGCCTCGTGCGCGCCGACGCGGTCGACATCCTGATCGACCTCGCCGGCATCACCGGCAACGCGCGACCGGGCGTGCTCGCCGCCCGCCCCGCGCCGGTGCAGATCGCGTACCTGGGGTACCCGAACACCACCGGCCTGCCGACGATCGACTTTCGCATCGTGGACGGCGTGACCGACCCGGCGGGCGCGCCGCTCTTCAGCAGCGAGCGCCTGCTGCGCATCGACCCGTGCTTCCTGTGCTTCGACCCGCCCGACGCACCGCTGCCCGCCGCCGGAGCGCCGGGGCGAACGCACGTCGTGTTCGGCTCGTTCAACAACGCGACCAAGCTCAGCGACGCGACGCTCGACCTGTGGCGGGACGTGCTGGCCCAGGTGCCCGGCTCGCGGCTGGCGCTCAAGGGCAAGGGGCTGGCCGATGCCAAGTGCCGCCGCGCGTTCGAGCGCCGGTTCGCCGAGCGCGGGCTCGATGTCTCGCGCATCGACGTGCTGCCCTACGAGCGTTCGCACGCGGCGCACCTGCGCGCATATGACGCGGTCGACATCGCGCTCGACACCTTCCCCTACGCGGGCACGACCACCACGTGCGAGGCGCTCTGGATGGGCGTCCCGGTCGTGACGCTCGCGGGCAACACGCACGCGTCGCGCGTGTCGGCGTCGATCCTGCGGGCGTGCGGCCTTGGGGAGTGGGTCGCCTCCGACGCCCCCGGGTACGCGCGTCTCGCGGGCGACCTGGCCCGCGCGCGCCCGTCGCGCCAGAGCGTCCGCGCCGCGGCCGCGGGCTCGGCGCTGTGCGATGTCCCCGGGTTCGTCGCCCGGTTCGGCGCCATTCTCCACGAGGCCTGGCGACTGAACGCGGCCCCGCGCGGCTTCACCGGCCAGGCCATCGCCGGGCTCGCGGCCCCGATGCGCCCCGAGTCGGCCGTCGCCTGA